CCGGTACGCATCGGCGTCAACTGGGGCAGCCTCGACCAGGATCTGCTGGCCCGGATGATGGACGACAACGCGGCCCTGCACCGGCCCCGGGACAGCCGCGAGGTCATGAAGGAGGCGCTGATCGTCTCGGCGCTGGAAAGCGCCCGACGCGCCGAGGAACTGGGCCTCGGTCACGACCGCATCGTGATCTCCTGCAAGCTCAGCGGCGTGCAGGATCTCATCGAGGTCTACACGGATCTGGCGCAGCGCTGCGAGTACCCGCTGCACCTGGGCCTGACGGAGGCCGGCATGGGCTCCAAGGGTATTGTCGCCTCCTCGGCGGCGCTGGCCGTGCTCCTGCAACAGGGTATCGGCGATACCATCCGTATCTCCCTGACTCCGGAGCCGGGCGAGTCCCGCACCCACGAGGTACAGGTGGCGCAGGAACTCCTGCAGACCATGGGGCTGCGTGCGTTCACGCCCCTGGTGGCCGCCTGCCCTGGCTGCGGCCGCACAACCAGCACCTACTTCCAGGAGCTGGCCGGTGACGTCCAGTCCTATGTGCGCGAACGCATGCCGGAGTGGCGTCGGCACTATCCGGGCGTGGAGGAAATGACGCTGGCGGTCATGGGGTGTGTGGTCAACGGCCCCGGCGAGAGCAAGCACGCGAACATCGGTATCAGCCTGCCCGGGACGGGGGAGCGTCCCGTAGCGCCCGTCTACGAGGACGGCGAGAAAACCGTCACGCTCAAGGGCGAGAATCTCACCGACGACTTCAAGGCGCTCATCGAGCGCTACGTCGAGCGCCGTTACGGTGGTTACAGCGCCGGTTCCGGTGAGACCACAGCCACCGGTTCCTGATCAGTCGGGCGGGAGCTTCACCGTGTGGCAATGATTCACCGGTCCATCACCACGCCCGAAGCCCGGTGCCGTGCGGATGGCTTCCAGCAGATAGTCCCGTGCACGATACACCGCATCCTCGATGCCGCGGCCCTGCGCCAGCCCGGTTGCAATCGCGGAGGCCAGCGTGCAACCGGTGCCGTGGGTATGGCGGGTATCGATGCGACCATGGTGAAAGCGTTCCACCCCGCCGGCGTGAGCCAGAACGTCCACCAGCTCATTGCCCTGCAGGTGCCCACCCTTCAGGAGAACTGTCTCCGGCCCCATGGAGCGTAGCTCAACCGCGGCTTCGGACATATCATCGGGGCCCTGGAGTCGGCGCCCGAGCAGCGCTTCCGCTTCCGGCAGATTGGGCGTCAACAGCGTGGTCAGCGGCAACAATCGCTCCATCAGGGCATCCATGGCCTCCTCTTCCAGCAGCCGCGCCCCGCTCTGGGCAATCATGACCGGATCGACCACAAGGGGCAGCCCCTGTCCGGGGCCTTCCGCCAGTTCGGCCACGCACTCGATGGTTGCGCCGTCGTGAAGCATGCCGGTCTTCAGCGCCTGGGGTGGCAGATCCTCCATGACCACCTGGATCTGCTGACGCAGAAACGCCGGAGGCACGGGATGCACGCCGTGGACACCCTCGGTGTTCTGCGCCGTCAGGGCGGTCACCGCGGTCATGGCGTAACCGCCCAATGCCGTGATTGCCTTGATGTCGGCCTGGATGCCGGCGCCACCGCCGGAGTCCGAGCCGGCGATCACCAGAACCCGACCATGGCAACGGGTCACCATGGCCTCAGCTCTCCAACTGCCGGTGCAGGGCATTGCGATCCATCTTGCCGGCGCCGGTCACGGGGATGGCATCCGTGACGACCACCCGGGCCGGCACCTTGAAAGAAGCCAGGTGCTGCCCACAGTGCTTGCGCAGTTCCTCCGTGAAGTCTTCCCCCACCTCGCCGTCGGTGACAACGGCAGCCACGGGCACCTGCCCCCAGCGGGCGTCCGGCATGCCGATGACGCACGCCTGAGCAACTCGGGGATGCTCCAGTACCACGTTCTCCACTTCTTCCGGAGAGACGTTCTCGCCGCCGCTGATGAACATGTTGTCGGCGCGGCCGACGATGCGCACGTTGCCTTCCCGGTCCTCGACCGCCAAGTCGCCACTGTCCACCCAGCCGTCCGCCAGCAATGCCTTGCGGGTGCGATCCGGTTGCCCCAGATAGCCGGCGAAGTTATGCAGACTGCGCATGCACAGTACCCCCACTTCTCCTCTGGCCACCGGCTCCCGGGTCTCCTGATCCAGAATGCGGAAATCGCAGTGGATCATGCTGGTGCCAATGCTGCGATTGTGGGCGCGGATGGTCTCCAGGTCCTGGTCAATGCCGTTGTACATGAAGTTCGACGGTCCCGCCTCGGTAAGGCCGTACGCCTGGGCCACGGGAATACCACGCTGGTAGAAGGGATCCATCACTTCGGCAGAGCACGGCGCACCGGCGCTGGTAATGCCTTCCACGGTGGAGAGGTCGGTGTCGGCAAAGCGTGGGTGCTCGGCAATGAACCGCAGCATGGCCTCGACCCCACCGAAGCTGGTCACGCCTTCCCGTTCGATGACGTCCAGCACCTGCCCCGGGTCGAACTGGCGGGTGATCACCGCATGGCCGCCGGCGTGGAATACCGGGGTAAAGGAGTTCCAGCCACCGACATGGAACATGGGGAAGGTGATCAGCACCCGCTGGTCCATGAGATTGCCGCTGGTCACGATCATGTCCAGCGCATTCCAGATCATCTGCCGATGAGGCACGATGCATACCTTGGGTGTGCCGGTGGTCCCGCCGGTGTGGATGTACAGAAAGGTGTCGGACTGCGCCAGGGGGACGTTGACGTCCCGACTCGGGTAATCCAGCAGGGAGGCGAACTCGCTGTCGCTGCCATCGCTGATGCGTACCCGTTGCTCCACCGACGCGGGCATGTCCAGCTCGCCCACCAGATCGTCGAAGACATCCTCGTAGACGAACGCACGGGGCTGGATGCGCTCCAGCAGCTCGTTGAGCTCCCGCGGCCGCAGGCGGTAACTCAGCGGCGCCAGGACCGCACCGATCTTGCCGCAGGCAAAATACAGGTCCACCGCTTCCTGGCGATTACGGCAGATCACGCAGACCGGATCACCCTTGCCCAGATCGGCCTCGTCCAGCAGCCAGGCGCCGACGCGGTTAGCCCGATCGTCCACTTCGGCGAAGGTCAATCTCACTCCGGTGTCTGCCTCGTAGACTGCCGGCCGGTGCGGAGTGAGTGCCGCACGGCGCCCCGCCCAATCCCCGATCCAGTACATGGGCAGGTCGTCGTAACTCTGGGCCTCGGACATGCGTCCTCCTCCTGTTTGGTGATGCCTTCAAGGCGCACCATTCTAACGGGGAATACGACGTGAGCCACTGGCGCTGACAACCGTGACCACAGTCCCCATAATACGCGGCTATCGCAACGGGAGGCCTGCATGGAGTTGATCGACATCGGCGTCAACCTGACCAGTGACCGGTTCCGCAAGGACCGCGAAGCCGTGGTTGCCCGCGCCCGGGAAGCCGGTGTTCAGGCCATGATCGTCACCGGTACCAGCGAACGGGAAAGCATTGCCGCCCGCGACTGGGCCGCTGCCCATCCCGGCGTGCTGTACGCCACGGCGGGTGTGCATCCCCATGGGGCGCGGGACTGCGGCAGCGAGACGCTGGCGAGCCTGCGGGGGCTTGCGGCCGAGCCCGGCGTGGTCGCCATCGGCGAGACGGGGCTGGATTTCAACCGTGACTTCTCACCCAGGCCCGACCAGGAGGCCGCCTTTGCGCGTCAGCTCGAGCTCGCCGCCGAACTGGGTCTGCCGGTCTTCATCCATCAACGGGACGCCCATGACCGCCTGCTGGCCATGCTCCGGGAACAGCGCGACCACCTGGTGGATGCGGTAATCCACTGCTTCACCGACACTCGACAGGCGCTCTACGATTACCTGGACCTGGACCTGCACATCGGCATCACCGGCTGGATCTGCGACGAGCGGCGTGGCCGGGAACTGCGGGAGACGGTCAAGGACATCCCGGCCGACCGGTTGATGATCGAGACCGATGCGCCCTGGCTCGTTCCCCGGGACCTGCGCCCCAAACCGGAGGGTGGCCGCAACGAGCCGGCCTTCCTGCCGCATGTGGCGCGAGCGGTGGCGCATCACCGCGGCGAGGATCCGGAGACGCTGGCAACCACGGCCACCGCAACAGCAAGGCGATTCTTCCGTCTTGGGAAAACACCGGAGTCGCCCAGGCACTGAACCGGTCCCGCGCCCCGTTGCGCGAACGATTCGGTGTTGGCTGAACCTTCAGGCGCCGGGCGGTGCCGTGGCGGCTTCGGCCTCTGCCGGCCGACCCACCTTGGCCGCCGCCTCCTGCAGCACCTCCACCCCGGCACCCGGCCTGTGCGCATTCTCGCTGATGTGGCGACGCCAGGCCCGCGCTCCGGGAACGCCCTGGAACAACCCCAGTAGATGGCGGCTCATGGCGCTCAACGGCGCGCCGGCCTGGAGCCGGGTCTCCACGAACGGCAGATAGGCCTCGAGGATATCGTGCCGGGACGGGGCCGGGCGGTCATCGCCGAACAGTCGACGGTCCACCTCCGCCAGCATGTACGGGTTGTGGTAGGCCTCGCGGCCGATCATGACGCCGTCCACCGCCTGCAGGTGTTGCTCCGCCTGCTCCAGATCGGTAATCCCGCCGTTGATGATGATTTCCAGCCCCGGGAACGCCTGCTTCAGCCGGTAGACCCGCTGATAGTCCAGCGGCGGCACCTCGCGGTTCTGTTTCGGGCTCAGCCCCTGCAGCCAGGCCTTGCGGGCGTGGATGGCGAAGCTGTCGCAACCACCACCCTCGCTCACCGTGCCGACGAAATCCTCGAGCGCCTCCCAGGAATCCTGGTCATCGATGCCGATCCGGGTCTTGACGGTGACCGGCAACGGCGAGGCCTCGGCCATGGCTGCCACGCACTCGGCCACGCGCTGCGGCTCCGCCATCAGGCAGGCACCGAAGCGGCCCGACTGCACGCGGTCACTGGGACAGCCCACGTTCAGATTGACCTCATCGTAGCCGTAGCGGTGCGCCCACCGCGCGCAGATGGCAAGTTCGGCGGGATCCGCGCCGCCGAACTGCACGGCAACCGGGTGTTCCGCAGGATCGAAGGCAAGAAACAGGTCCAAACGCCCGTGTACAATCGCCGGCGCGGGTACCATTTCCGTATACAGCAGAGCCTGCCGCGTGATCAGGCGTAGCAGGTAACGCGCGTAGGGGTCGGTGCAGTCCATCATGGGCGCCACCGACAGGCGGCGTTCCGGCGCCCGGTGTCGCCGGGCGCGACCGGCGTTGGCAGCATCCGTGGCGAGGCTCATGGTATTGCACACTGACATGGTTGGAATCAATTGCGGATGATAGAGCAGGCAACCCATCGAGGCCAGTCTCCGCAGTTCCTGCTGTTCGGGACACTTGGCTGCCATCTGTGCGAGGAGGCCGCACGCGAACTGGTGGACGTTCTGCCTGTGGACGGCGTCACGGTTCGTGAAGTTGATATTGCGCTGGACGATGGCCTCATGGCCCAATACGGCGAGAACATCCCGGTGTTGCGCCGGTGCAGCGATGGCCGGGAGTTGTATTGGCCGTTCTCCGCGGACGATGTTCGGGCACTTCTCGGATACAGGGACAATTCGATCTCATCATGATCAGGCTGCTGACCGCCCTCCTGCTGTTTGTCGCCACAAGCGTGGCCCATGCGGGCGACCCGTGGGTACTCGTTGATACGGACCGCAAGGAAATCCGCGTCTACGCCGAGGGAGAGGAGTTGCTCCATCTGCCCCACATCGCGATCGGACGCGGTGGTGTATCGCATCTTCGCGAGCGTGGCGACAAAACCACACCGCTGGGAGACTTTCGGGTTGCCTGGGTGAACGAGGATAGCCGGTTCCACCTTTTCTTCGGCCTGGACTTCCCGAATTTCCACCACGCGCGCACCGCCTATAACAGCGGTCTCATGGACCTGGATGAATTTCTGCAGATCACCGATGCACTGCGCGAGCGCCGCCTCCCGCCTCAGCGTACCGCCGTGGGCGGGCATATCGGCATCCACGGCGTCGGCGACGGCGACCCCAACCTCCACGCCCGCGCCAACTGGACCAACGGCTGCGTCGCCGTCACCGACGACGAGATGGACAAACTGGCGGAGTACATTCGCGTCGGCACGCGGGTCGTCATTGCGGGCCAGGCGGAACTCACCGCGAAAGCCGAAGAAGGGGCTCTGCCGTTGTCGCCGTAAAACAACACGAGGCATGCCCCGTCCAATACTGTTAATCTCCCTACTGCGGGTGTGAGAAACATTTCCGACACCCGGAAAGGTTGAAAAAAACCCTTGCTGTGAGTAGAACCATGGGGGTGACGAGTTTCGTAAACGTCCGATTGGTTCTACAATGTCCATCGATTGCCGTTCACGCTGTTCGGCAAGACAACAAAAGCGAAAGGAGACGTACCACATGTCGCACAGCCTCAAATCCCTGCTGAAGCTCTCCGCCCTGGGTCTGTCCATGGGTGTCCTCGTCGGTTGCGCCGCTCAGGGCGACGAAGACGAGATGCGTCAGATGGTCGAAGATGCTCAGTCCCAGGCTTCCCAGGCTCTGGACGTGGCCAATGAAGCCCGGGAGACTGCTCTCGAGGCGGAAGGCACGGCGAAGGCCGCTGAGTACAAGGCCAACCGCAACGAAGAGCGCATTGAAGAGCTCAACGAGAAGATCGATCGCATGTTCGAAGAGTCCATGCAGAAGTAAGACTTCTCTGTTGCGAAAAAACCCCGCCAAGGCGGGGTTTTTTTTGTCTGGCGACTGCGGCACAGCATCCGCAAAGTGAACCGACGGCGTCCTGAGGCGTCTATTCGGCGCTGGCCATGTCCCGGTGAACTGCCTTCCGGGTAATCGATTCCGGGCGCCCCTCCGCGTTCCGCGCCACCTCTTTCAACCGCTCGTAATCCACCCGGGCGGACCGTTCACGCAGCACGCCGGCCACGGCCTTCACTGCCGGAGTGACTCCCTGCGCATCAGCCTCCTCGTCCTCCGCCAGCCTGGGATACGCTTGCAGATAGAGATCCCCATCGGCCGACCAGCCGGCCTTGTACGGTTCGTCAAGAATCCGGACCTTCGTGCCGCTGTCGACACGGTGGATAATGTGCTCGATATCCTCGGGGAACATGCGGATGCACCCATGGGTCGCCTGCATGCCCACCCCGGCCGGGCGATTGGTGCCGTGGATGAAATACCCGGGGATATCCAGACCAATGGCGTGGCGTCCCAGCGGGTTGTCGGGGCCAGGATCCACCCGCCGCGGCAGCGGCCGTCCTTCTTCTTCGTAGCGCTGCCGCACGGATGCCGGCGGGAACCACGCCGGGTCTTCCAGGCGCATGGTTACCGTGGTTTCGCCGATGGGCGTCGACCAGTCCATGCGACCGACACTGATGGGGTAGGTTTCCACCACGCGACGACCATCCCCACCCGGTTCTGGGTAGTAGTACAGGCGCATCTCCGAGAGATTCACCACGATCCCTTCCCGGGGGCCCGGTGGCAGAATGAACCGGGTGGGGATGGTGACCTCCGTCCCCTCCCCCGGCATCCACAGGTCCACATGGGGATTGGCACGACGAATCTCCCGGTAGCCGACGCCGTGGCGCCGTGCGATCTCCAGCAACGTGTCCTCGCGGCGCGCCTCCACCGTGTGCACCTCGCCGATGACATCAACATCGTCCTCCGGCAGTTCGAACACGTTCTGATCGGTGCCATAGCGCCGCATGGCCTCCGAGCGGTCATCCTCCTCCTCGGAGACGGCCTCTCCTTCCAGGGAGTCATCAGCCACCAGCAGCGCAGGAAACGCCAGCACGCCCAGGGCCAACAAGGCGGAAAGGCTTATCCGGATCAGGAACATTCGGCCTCCAGTGGTGCGATGTCTCGGAGTGCGACAGCCCTTCGATGCGCGTCTTTCGGGAACCGGGGTTACTTCCATGAGACATCGAATCATGCACAGAGTTTGGTAAACCCGCATCGCCCCGTAGTATATACCACCCTGGATCATGCCGGCACCGGGAGAGCCCATGCAGTACGTTTCTGTCGTTCACCACCAGATCACTCGTTGGGGCATGCTCCATGAGGGCCGCGTCCATCTCGCCGCCACTGCACCGGACCACCCCGCCACCCTCCTGGCCGCTCTGCAAGACGGCCGTGCCGCCGACCGCACGCGAATCCTGGCCGACGCCCGGGAGACGCCTGCGGTGGATGAGGTAGAGCTCCTGGCGCCGATCCCGCGGCCACCCAGGAACATCATTTGCCTGGGGCTGAACTATGCCGAACACGCACGGGAATCCCAGCAGGCCAAAGGCCAGGAACTGGCCCTGCCGGAGCATCCCGTGGTTTTCACCAAGGCCACCAGCAGTGTCACCGGCCCCACGGCCGACATCCCGCTTGATCCCCGGGTCACCACACAGCTCGACTGGGAGGTGGAACTCGCAGTGGTCATCGGTACCGGCGGACGCCACATCCCGGAAGACCGTGCCCTGGAACACGTATTCGGCTACACGGTGATCAACGATCTCTCCGCCCGGGATCTGCAGTTCCAGCACAAGCAGTTCTTTCTGGGCAAGAGCCTGGATGGTGGCTGCCCCATGGGCCCGGGGATCACACCGGCGGACCGGGTGTCGGACCCGCATGCTCTCCGCCTCTGGTGCGACGTCAATGGCGAACGCCAGCAGGACGGCCACACCTCCGACCAGGTGTTCCGGGTCGCCGATACCATTGCGCGACTGTCCGCGGTCATGACCCTGGAGCCGGGGGACATCATCGCCACGGGCACGCCCAGCGGCGTGGGCTTCGCGCAGCAGCCGCCGCGCTTCCTGCAACCGGGTGATGTGGTGGAGTGCGGTGTGGAGGGGATCGGCACCCTGCGAAACCGTATCGTGGCAGCCGCCTGAGGGATTCAGGGGCGCGCGTGCTCCGGCAGCATCTCCGGGGCATGGCCGCGCACGCGGGCGTAGAGTTCACGCAGGATGGCCGCGGTGGCGCCCCAGATGTAGTAGTCCCCATAGGGCATGGCATGGAGGCGGTACTGCTGCCCCTGGTGCTCGATGTGATGCGGCCGGTGGTTCGCGGGGTCCAGGAAGAACGCCAGCGGCACCTCGAAGATTTCCGCCACCTCCGACGGCTGCGGCACCAGAATCCCGCTGTCTCGGATATAACCGACGAAGGGGTGGATCATGAAGCCGGTGGCCGTGGGGTAATGGGGCATGGCCCCGAGCAGCTGCACGCGCGACGGCGCCAGACTGATTTCCTCGTCTGCTTCACGGAGGGCAGCCTTCAGCGGCGTGGCATCACCGGGATCGATCCGTCCGCCCGGAAAGCTGATCTGCCCCGCATGGCTGGCCAGATCCTCGCTGCGCCGGGTCAGGATCACGTGCAGCCCGGCCGGGCGCTGCACCAGTGGCACCAGGACGGCGGCATCCCGCAGGGCAGACCGGTCCAGCGGCAGTCCAGGGCGTTCCGTGACCTCCGGTCCGGCAAGGCAGGCAGCGATGCGTTCGCAGTCCGCCGGTAACTGGCTGCCCGCCGGGTCGGTATCGGACGTCTTTACCACTCCACCCGAGGGTTGTGTGCGGTCGTTCAGGGACACTCTGCTTACTCCTCGCCCCACTGGTCTGCCGGGTCATCTGTTCCACCCTCGCACCCGGCGCGAGTGCCGATGCAGGAGGCTTCCAGGGTAATCTGATCGCCATCCCACTCCATGATGAACCGCAGATTATTGCTGTCGTTGAGCTGGTTGGGGGTGAAACCGTTGCCCAATGAGGCGCCCGCATTATAACCGTCCGGCAGATCACCGGTGCCATCTGAACTCCACATGCGATCACCATTCTCCGGCACGTTCTCCAGGCCGAAATCCGCAGGATCCCCTTCGCCTTCCCTGAACCGTAGGAACAAAAAGACTTCGTCCTCCCCGGTGAAGGCATCGCCGTCCACGAGATCGTCTGCTGCGCCGGAGCGATTCAGCTGATCTTTTCCGGAGTTGCTGCTGAAGGTGAGGCTGCCATCGTCGTTACAGCTTCGATTCGCGCCGCTGCAGGCATTGGCCCAGTTGTCGGGATCCTGCACGACATTCGGATCGCGCCCTTCCACTGCTCGCGGGTTGATGGTCACCCGCAGGCGACGTTGCGCCTGCGGGTTGTCGATCCCGGGAACGGCCCCGATGAACTGGAGCCGGCAGTTCCCGCCCTGATTCTCCAACACCGTAATCCGGTAACGGCCGTCCGGATCTTCATGGCCCTCCAGACTGCCGCATGCGGTGGCATACTCGTCATCGTCGTCCGGCTCCTGACGCCGCATCTCCCATACCGCCCACTCAAGACCCGATTCCGCGTGATAGAAAGCCTGCACGCTCTGGCTCTGATCAGCGCCGGTGCGGGCGCCCGTTGTCGTGAGAACCGAAAGCAGACCACCGAGCACCGTGAGCACCACCAGCAATGCCACCACGACCACCAGCACACTTCCGTTCACCGCGCGCTTGCCGATCATCGCGGAACTCCCGTTGCCTGATAGGACACCCCGGAGGCTGCCATCCGTAACGCCATCGTGACGTGGTGCTTACGCTCGCGGTCTTCGTCCAACGGAATACGATCAACGCGGAAGAAGGTATCGTTCGCCTCGGTATCCACACGGCGCGCCAGCACCTGCCCGTCGCGCAGGAGACGGCCATCCGCAAACTCATAGGTCACGTTATCGTCGGCAAGCGTCAGCGTGATGCTCTCCACCCTGGTGTCCTCCGGTGTCCCGGCCAGGGACTGAGCCCGGCGCACTTCGCGCACAAAGCGCTCGAGAGCCAGTGTGGCCTCAGCCTCATCGACCGCCATATCCCGCCCGTCGACCACCGCCCGCAAGCCCGTGGTCACAACTGGCGCGACCGCCGCCGCAACCACGGCAAGAATCACTACCGTGAGGACCAGTTCCATCAGCGTGAAACCGCGCATCGCGTGCGGAAACGAATACTGCGGCGGCAGGACCCTAGTCACGGCCGTACACCTCTAGATGATACTGCCGCGACAAGCGAGGCCCCGAGATCGTCACGCTGATCTCGCCACGCCCCTCTTCCTCCTCCAGAACGCAGATCGGGCGATCCAGTGTGTATCCAGCGGGCACCGTCAGTGCCGCGGCCAGGTCGAACGTGTCCAGCGCCGTGTCGCAGCTCTCCTGAAACAATTCCTGGTTGGAAAAGTCCAGACCACCCGTACGCTTGGCCACCAGCAACACTTCCATGCGCTGCTGTCCAAGCTGCGCCATGCGCACGGACTCCGATTCCAGCCCTGCGCCGCGCAGCGACGCATTGACCCATGCCAGCAGCGCGGGGATCGCGATGGCCAGCAAGACGATGACCGCGATCAACTCCAGCAATGTCGCGCCTCGGGAACGGCCGGCTCCGTCCATGCTCATCGCTCCACGTACCCGGTTTCGGCGACCACCCGCAGTGATCGCTGGGTACCATTCCGACTCAGGGTGATGATGGCGTCACCGTCGAGATCTCCGAGTGGATAGCGAAAGCGAACCTCGTCTCCCGCAGGCCCCGAGCGCTGGACGCCACGGGGCAGTTCCCGTTCCCTGCTGCCATCCGCGAACGCCGCATCCCCGAAGTCGTCTTCCCCTTCTTGCCGCTGAATGAAGTACCGGTCACCGCCGTCGAAGACGATGCGATAGCTGGTGATGTCATGCAGCGCGCGGGACTGGGCGAAGCGCAGATCCGCCGCCAAGGTATCCGCAGCCCCGTCCAGATTGCCGGTCCAGCCAGACCAACGGCCGCCGGCAACCAGTGCCAGCGCGCCAACAATGACCAGCACCAGTAACAGCTCGAACAGCGAGAATCCGGCGGACATCGCCCCCGGGCCGCGCTGCTGAATGGTCACTGGACCTGCCCTGTACGGAATGGTTGTGCACATGCCCCTATGACGCCAGTTGCCGGAGGCATGTCAAGGAACTGGCGGGCAAAGCGGAGAACTCGGCTCCCTGCGGGAACCCTTGAGAAACATGGCGGAGAGGGAGGGATTCGAACCCCCGGGCCCTTGCGGGCCAACGGTTTTCAAGACCGCCGCTTTCGACCGCTCAGCCACCTCTCCGTGCCCGCGTATTGTGCGCATTCCGTACGACGCTGGCAAACCGCTCACAGGCTGCTCCCCACCATGGGCGTGTGGGTTGCTTCGGCCGCCTGCAGGCGCCGTACGATCTCGCCGACCACGCCCGGCCCCTGGTAGATCAGGCCAGTGTAGAGCTGCACCAGGCTCGCCCCCGCGGTGAACTTGCGCGCAGCGTCCGCACCGCTGGCCACGCCGCCGATGGCAATAATGGGCAGCCGCCCCTGCAGATGGTCGCTCAGCAGCCGCACCACTTCCGTGGAGCGGTCCATCAGCGGCCGGCCACTCAGGCCGCCGGTCTCGTCGCCATGCTCCCGCTGGGCCGTGCGTCCGGGGCGTGCCAGGGTGGTGTTGGTGGCGGCCACGGCGTCCATGCCATGGCGTACCAGGGCGTCGGCGGTGGTCAGCAGCTGTTCGTCACTCATGTCCGGTGCGATCTTCACCACCACGGGCACATACCGCCCCCAGGCCACGTTCAGCCGCAGCTGTTCGGCCTTGATCCCGGCCAGCAGTTCATCCAGCAGGCTGCCGTGCTGCAACTCCCGCAGCCCCGGCGTATTCGGCGACGATACGTTCACGGTAATGTAGTCCGCATGGGGGTAGACCCGGGTCATGCAGGCCACATAGTCATCCAGGGCATTCTCCACCGGGGTATCCCGGTTCTTGCCGATGTTGACCCCCAGCACGCCACGGTAGCGGGCTGCACGGATTCGGGAGACCAGGTAGTCCACCCCCTTGTTGTTGAACCCGAGGCGGTTGATCAGCGCCTTGTCCTCCGGCAGACGAAACAGCCGCGGCTTCGGGTTGCCGGACTGCGGACGCGGCGTCACCGTGCCCACCTCGATGAAACCGAAACCCAGGGCGGACATGGCGGCGATGGCGTCGCCATTCTTGTCCAGCCCGGCGGCAAGCCCCACCGGATTGGGAAAGCGCAGCCCCATGACCTTCTGTTCCATGTCGGGAACATGACCGGCAATCAGCCGGTTGATGCCCAGGCCGGCCCCTGCCCGAAGCGCGGCGAGGGAAATGGCGTGGGCTCGTTCCGGTTCGAAGCGGAACAACAGGTTGCGAAGCAAATGATAGGTCATTCCTTATCCTCGGCGTTGTGCGGCGCGCGTCCGCGCCCGGCGCCTCGACCCCGTGTCGTGCAATCATTAC
The DNA window shown above is from Aquisalimonas sp. 2447 and carries:
- a CDS encoding L,D-transpeptidase family protein, with translation MFLIRISLSALLALGVLAFPALLVADDSLEGEAVSEEEDDRSEAMRRYGTDQNVFELPEDDVDVIGEVHTVEARREDTLLEIARRHGVGYREIRRANPHVDLWMPGEGTEVTIPTRFILPPGPREGIVVNLSEMRLYYYPEPGGDGRRVVETYPISVGRMDWSTPIGETTVTMRLEDPAWFPPASVRQRYEEEGRPLPRRVDPGPDNPLGRHAIGLDIPGYFIHGTNRPAGVGMQATHGCIRMFPEDIEHIIHRVDSGTKVRILDEPYKAGWSADGDLYLQAYPRLAEDEEADAQGVTPAVKAVAGVLRERSARVDYERLKEVARNAEGRPESITRKAVHRDMASAE
- a CDS encoding fumarylacetoacetate hydrolase family protein is translated as MQYVSVVHHQITRWGMLHEGRVHLAATAPDHPATLLAALQDGRAADRTRILADARETPAVDEVELLAPIPRPPRNIICLGLNYAEHARESQQAKGQELALPEHPVVFTKATSSVTGPTADIPLDPRVTTQLDWEVELAVVIGTGGRHIPEDRALEHVFGYTVINDLSARDLQFQHKQFFLGKSLDGGCPMGPGITPADRVSDPHALRLWCDVNGERQQDGHTSDQVFRVADTIARLSAVMTLEPGDIIATGTPSGVGFAQQPPRFLQPGDVVECGVEGIGTLRNRIVAAA
- a CDS encoding CoA pyrophosphatase, producing the protein MSLNDRTQPSGGVVKTSDTDPAGSQLPADCERIAACLAGPEVTERPGLPLDRSALRDAAVLVPLVQRPAGLHVILTRRSEDLASHAGQISFPGGRIDPGDATPLKAALREADEEISLAPSRVQLLGAMPHYPTATGFMIHPFVGYIRDSGILVPQPSEVAEIFEVPLAFFLDPANHRPHHIEHQGQQYRLHAMPYGDYYIWGATAAILRELYARVRGHAPEMLPEHARP
- a CDS encoding PilX N-terminal domain-containing pilus assembly protein, which codes for MIGKRAVNGSVLVVVVALLVVLTVLGGLLSVLTTTGARTGADQSQSVQAFYHAESGLEWAVWEMRRQEPDDDDEYATACGSLEGHEDPDGRYRITVLENQGGNCRLQFIGAVPGIDNPQAQRRLRVTINPRAVEGRDPNVVQDPDNWANACSGANRSCNDDGSLTFSSNSGKDQLNRSGAADDLVDGDAFTGEDEVFLFLRFREGEGDPADFGLENVPENGDRMWSSDGTGDLPDGYNAGASLGNGFTPNQLNDSNNLRFIMEWDGDQITLEASCIGTRAGCEGGTDDPADQWGEE
- a CDS encoding prepilin-type N-terminal cleavage/methylation domain-containing protein, with the protein product MTRVLPPQYSFPHAMRGFTLMELVLTVVILAVVAAAVAPVVTTGLRAVVDGRDMAVDEAEATLALERFVREVRRAQSLAGTPEDTRVESITLTLADDNVTYEFADGRLLRDGQVLARRVDTEANDTFFRVDRIPLDEDRERKHHVTMALRMAASGVSYQATGVPR
- a CDS encoding type II secretion system protein — encoded protein: MDGAGRSRGATLLELIAVIVLLAIAIPALLAWVNASLRGAGLESESVRMAQLGQQRMEVLLVAKRTGGLDFSNQELFQESCDTALDTFDLAAALTVPAGYTLDRPICVLEEEEGRGEISVTISGPRLSRQYHLEVYGRD
- a CDS encoding prepilin-type N-terminal cleavage/methylation domain-containing protein is translated as MTIQQRGPGAMSAGFSLFELLLVLVIVGALALVAGGRWSGWTGNLDGAADTLAADLRFAQSRALHDITSYRIVFDGGDRYFIQRQEGEDDFGDAAFADGSRERELPRGVQRSGPAGDEVRFRYPLGDLDGDAIITLSRNGTQRSLRVVAETGYVER
- a CDS encoding quinone-dependent dihydroorotate dehydrogenase; this encodes MTYHLLRNLLFRFEPERAHAISLAALRAGAGLGINRLIAGHVPDMEQKVMGLRFPNPVGLAAGLDKNGDAIAAMSALGFGFIEVGTVTPRPQSGNPKPRLFRLPEDKALINRLGFNNKGVDYLVSRIRAARYRGVLGVNIGKNRDTPVENALDDYVACMTRVYPHADYITVNVSSPNTPGLRELQHGSLLDELLAGIKAEQLRLNVAWGRYVPVVVKIAPDMSDEQLLTTADALVRHGMDAVAATNTTLARPGRTAQREHGDETGGLSGRPLMDRSTEVVRLLSDHLQGRLPIIAIGGVASGADAARKFTAGASLVQLYTGLIYQGPGVVGEIVRRLQAAEATHTPMVGSSL